Genomic window (Daucus carota subsp. sativus chromosome 5, DH1 v3.0, whole genome shotgun sequence):
TCTTTCCAAATTCTTAAAAACACGATGAGATTGATAGTATCATTTTGATGCACGTCTCTTTTCTGGCTTTTTCATGtacaattaaaaatagatataaagtctctttgaaattattattaaaattatcgtATTGTTAGAAAAAGTGCTCGTAAAAAGATAATCTGCtaacatttttataatatttgatattttttttgctatatgcatattatgaattttaatataaaattccgTTGTTATTGTTGCACCAACCGAAATCATGATCTTTTCAAATTATCATCTTATCTTGATAGTTTAATTagagatataaatattttacgaactttgaatatataaataaaagaaagaaCATTCTTAAAATATTGAAACGGTAACATGTATATATCTTATGAAGATATCTAAGAGCAGTGGCGGAGCCAGGAGATATCATTCAAGGGGGcatttctcaaaattttaacatagtaagagtacaaaatatatataaatttaacttaagCTTTACAAAGTTCCACGACGCGTTTTCATGTTCTGAAAACGCTGCATAATAGATTCATTACTGACATTAGCAAAACTTTCTCTTTCAACAAAAATGGTTAAACTATCATTTAACCATTGATCCCCCATGCGATTTCGCAATTTTGTTTTCACAAAATGCATTCCTGAGAAGACTCTTTCAACCGTTGCGGTGGCCACGGGTAAAATTAGCGACAATGTTATCAACCGATAAATTAATGGATATATTTTGTCTCTTCCAACTTTAACCATTGTCCTTGCAAGGTTGCCAATGCCTTTCAATTCTGAAAATTCAGTACTTGAGCGCATATCAAAAATATAGTTCTGAAGTTGGTCATCGAGTGCCATAAGCTCCGTCAAGGTAAAATCAGTTGGATAATACTCAGCAAGTTGAATCAATTTGTCCTTCTCAAAAGCAATGAACATATTATCCGGGCATAGACATGATATACACAAAAGTAACGTAGTATTTACCTCATCAAAACGATTGTTTAACTCCTGGAGTTGCATATCAATTATTGAGTAATAGAGCTAATTGTAGCTGATGAGCGAAGCAGTGGATATAATAAGCACTggaattttctttcaaaatcagTGCTTTTAGTCCATTGAACTTACCCTGCATATTACTGGCTCCGTCATAGCCTTAACCCCTTAAACTTGTTATGCTCAATTTGTgtcttgaaaaaaaattatcaattgCAGACTTGAGTGTGATGGCTGTAGTACTAGGGACATGCTCAAGGCCTAAAAATCTTTCAATTACACAACCCCTTTTGTCTACATAACGCACCACAACCGCCATTTGTTCTTTCATGGAAATATCACGCGACTCGTCTATTAAAACAGAAAACAAAGAATCTCCCATATCTTTGATAATCACATTTATGGTTTCAATTGCAGCTGCGTATGTCCTTCTGAATATCAGGTGATACCAATTTACTATTTTCAGGGGCATTTTGTAAGGTCACATCTTTGATATCTTTATTCAGGCAACCCATAAATTTCAGAAGTTCAAGAAAATTACCTTGATTGCTTGAATCAACGGATTCATCGTGACCACGAAATGGAAGTCCTTGTCGTAGAAGAAATCTGATAGAATCAACTGAAGACTCCAAACGGATACGATACTGAGCTTGATCTTTCTTAGACTGCTTGCTAAAAAATGTGGCAATGTGTTGTTTCTGATTTAGCAAGGCATTGCATTTTCTCCAAGAGTAATTATGAGAGCTACCAGGTTTACCAATATGAGTTCCGAATCtatctttcttttttcaattcaCATATCCTTTAGTAACAAAACAATTCTGCTCTCCCACGGTTCCTTTAAAAAGATAACAAAACAGGCAAAATGTGGCATCTTTTGCAATGCTGTACTCTAACCAGCTGGGATGATCATTAAACCAATTTGGGTTGAAACGTCTATCTTTTTCTCCACATTTTGTCAATGGAAAAATATGATTTCGCGGTTGGCAGGGACCTTTGAGCAAATACCTTTTGCGTACTTCATCTTGGTCATTGACATTATAGTCACAAATAGGAATTCTTAGCCCAGGATCAGCTTCAAGGTCTGCTAGATTTATCAACTTGTCACCATTTTTTATACTTGTAAAACTTATGTCTTTAGCCTCAAGATTATTCACCTTatctttcttcttcattagAACTTGCTCATCTGGAGAAATAACCAAATCAACCTTTCTTTTATAAAATCTCTCCATTTAAATTTGTGTTTAAAAATCACGCGGAGAGTCTTTAATTCTTTATACACCTGCTTCATATTTTAAGAGAGTACTTTCATactttaattagaaaatatgaAATCCATAGTCGATACACAATTTAATCATTAACCataatcacaattcacaaaccCTAAAGGTATCATAtaaacaattataaataaacaaGCAAACATACACAAAAGAGAAGACTGAGAgaattgaaaaatacaaaagaatTAAAAGGTAAGAACTTAGAAGATAGATTACCGATGGTACAAAATCAAAATGTTTGGAACTTGGAAAGCTCTGTCCCTTACTCCCTTTTGGCTAAATTTCGAAGAGGAAAGTAACCAAGAGTAAAAGCAAGAGTCTGGGGGCACAATAGAATAAGTTTTATTTTGGTATAGTAAATATGTGGGCCctacatcaaatttttttttttttttaagtggaGGGGGGGCACGTGCACCCCCATGCCCCCACGCCCCCACCCCCCTCCGCCACTGTCTAAGAGATCCAAAAATTATGCATTCCAACATTCAAAATCATGATATGCATAGgaatatttaaaacaaataataccATGGTATCTATTAGaaagaatattttattcttttttaagATTGTAAAATTGATtagaaacaaatatatttagaatCTAAAGATTATaggattaaatattttaaaatctttctTTCTTCCTTTTCCACCCACATTATAAACACTCTCCTCTCTGGCACAGACCAACTCACAGATCAGCTTGTTCAAGAACATTAACTGTAACCAACCTTACTCCAAACAATTTTGGCAATTCACAATGGCTGCAGGTTCGAGCTCTAATGGTCCATCAGACGAGAACAAACAGCCGAATGAAATGAAGCGGCAGGCAACAAATCCAGGAGAACCTGTTATGGATGCCAAAATTCATGGTCCTGAAAAAGTAAAAACCTTCATTTTATATAAACCTTCGAAAACTCTCTCCTTTTTAtagattaaatttattttccatTTGTAATCTGGTTTATCCGACAATTATTTGGTTTGTACCCTTACATTTTAGTAAATATTTGCAAGATTTATTGCGTTGTTTGACAAACATTCGAATAATTGATGTTGGCCataataagatataaataattatgtgtGTTTGGTTCAAACCTGTTTCTATATTattttcggtttttctatggtgtgcccatgggcacatgctaagcgcggaaaattttgtgcttgagagattttgattggctcctctctcttgataatggtggacccccctgcaaatacaccaaccacaccaatcaaaatcttccaaatacaaaaatttccgcgcttagcatgtgcccatgggcacacactagacaaaccgtaTTATTTTTGGTTCTTGATTCTTGCAGGCAAACTCAGCATCACATCCTAGGTTGAGTCTGATCACAGAAATCTCAAATCGGCTTGGCTTTTCTGTTAAAGAGGACAAAAACGGGAAGAAAAAAATTGCAGAAGATTTACGCAGAGTTGAAGGTAATCAAGAGAAGAATGGTAATGATAGTGATCAAGAAATGGATTATGGCCATGATGGTGATGCTCATGGTCCTAGTGGCTATGAAGGATATGAAAGATTTCAAGGATCACTTGGGAAGTTGCCAGAGACTGTGAAAGAAAAGCCATCAGAGTATAAAAAGAGGAGGAGAGATGTAAGTGTACAGACAGACTCTGATGAATGTGCTCATGGTGACAACTTAAGACTTGCTGGTGATCCAGCCCCTTTGTATGATTCTTTATCAGAGCCTTTATCTCAAAAGCATCTAGATAAGGTGGAAACTGCATTTGTTGTACATACATTGTGGAATGGTGAAAGTTCAGGAGAGATGTTGATCTATTTCCTAAAAGATGGTCAGACTATGAAAATTAATCAAGTGCAACTTCTTCTTTTCAAGGAACAGCTTGAACTGGAATATCTGGTTCATATTATGCATGACAGGTCATTTGTTCACAGAAGATGGATGAACAATATGAAGACCAGGATAAGGCAAATAACTAGATTGCTGAACGGAACCAGGGAGGTGTACTTCAGGCCTAAATATGTCTGCGACAAGgatggaaaagaaaaggaaatgccTTGCGGGAGTGTGAAGATCCAATATGATCAACTTGGAACCTATGTGGAATATACACGGAGTCAAGTTGGACTGAGCTCCATCACTCTAGATGACATTTATGATTATGACTATACTCCATCAGAACTTAGAGCAGCATATTGGCAGATCACCGGAGCTGATGATGAATCTGTGAAAATAAAGAGAATATTGAGAAAAGCTCTTGAGAATGCTGAATTCAAGCTCCTTGGTAAATTTCTGGAGGAGAATCCGTCATTCAGTGAAATTCCAGATGGCTATGAATTGGAGCATTAAAAGGTACAAAATGTTGTCTTGAATCAGTTTTTTGAGCAACTGTTTGTTCTAATTAAATGTTCATATATGCTAGACTTCTTAAAACAACAAACCAGATTTATGCTTCAAGTCACATATAGAGCATAGTTGCATGCAGATGTGCTAATTTGTCTCTTTACATGTGATCATATAGTTAATCAAATCTGAAGGCAATGTTTTCTACAGACTGCAAAGCTATCCAAGAGTGGAAATATTATCTGAGGCTGAAAAGTGATTAGAGACTGAAAAACTCTAGAGTTCACTTCTATATAGAATTGGAACGATGGTTGGAGGAAATGGAAAGTGCTATAGAATAGGATTAGATTGGTTGCAAAAACACGACTGGCACAAGAATGGAAAGATCAACATAAGGAAGATATCAACTTTATCCCATTTCCATGTATAATCATTATTATCTTATGTAGTTGTTATATAGGTACCTGCAGCCCTTCAGGCTGCATATATACTCTCTATTATATTCACCGTGTTATTTGTCAACTCCATATATAATATCAGAGCCAGGATTTTATAAACACCTAGAGAGTTGCTTTCTAATAGTTTACAGAGGTAGCAGCTCTCAAGACCAAGGTTTTTCATGAGAGAGTTTGTAGTCAATCATAtcaacacaaatattttgtttcaTCTTTGTGTT
Coding sequences:
- the LOC108222418 gene encoding uncharacterized protein LOC108222418, which gives rise to MDYGHDGDAHGPSGYEGYERFQGSLGKLPETVKEKPSEYKKRRRDVSVQTDSDECAHGDNLRLAGDPAPLYDSLSEPLSQKHLDKVETAFVVHTLWNGESSGEMLIYFLKDGQTMKINQVQLLLFKEQLELEYLVHIMHDRSFVHRRWMNNMKTRIRQITRLLNGTREVYFRPKYVCDKDGKEKEMPCGSVKIQYDQLGTYVEYTRSQVGLSSITLDDIYDYDYTPSELRAAYWQITGADDESVKIKRILRKALENAEFKLLGKFLEENPSFSEIPDGYELEH